Proteins co-encoded in one Haloarcula pelagica genomic window:
- the gfo6 gene encoding D-xylose 1-dehydrogenase Gfo6 codes for MIGLGWWTKQQAIPAVEASDLCETTVLVSSSAEKASSCASRSETIARGISYDEFHDGVAADAYDAVYVVTPNALHLPFVETAAELGKAVLCEKPIESTLDRAERLVAACDDADVPLMVAYRMQTEPAVRRMRELVQAERIGDPVQVHGHMSQQLLDLIPNPDQWRLDPELSGGATAIDIGMYPLNTTRFVLDDDPTAVSATVRADDELFEAVGDQHASFTLEFPTGVTAVCTVSNGAASASHLEVIGTDGSIRLDPAFAPWAQRELRVSNSESTASYAFEQVDQMTEEFDYFADRVLSGGAILPDGEHALVDMAVAEAIYESGDVGRRLEL; via the coding sequence ATGATCGGTCTCGGCTGGTGGACGAAACAACAGGCCATTCCAGCCGTGGAAGCGTCCGACCTCTGTGAAACGACCGTACTCGTCAGTAGCAGCGCGGAGAAAGCCTCGTCGTGCGCGTCGCGCTCCGAGACGATAGCGCGTGGGATCTCCTACGACGAGTTCCACGACGGAGTCGCCGCCGACGCGTACGACGCGGTGTACGTGGTCACCCCGAACGCGCTCCATCTCCCGTTCGTGGAGACGGCTGCAGAGCTGGGCAAGGCAGTCCTCTGTGAGAAACCCATAGAGTCGACACTCGACCGAGCCGAGCGGCTGGTGGCAGCCTGTGACGACGCCGACGTGCCGCTGATGGTCGCATATCGGATGCAGACAGAACCGGCGGTGCGTCGGATGCGTGAGCTCGTACAGGCCGAGCGTATCGGGGATCCCGTGCAGGTCCACGGACACATGTCCCAGCAGCTGCTCGACCTCATCCCGAACCCCGACCAGTGGCGGTTAGATCCCGAGCTCTCCGGTGGGGCGACAGCCATCGACATCGGCATGTATCCGCTGAATACCACTCGGTTCGTACTCGACGACGACCCCACTGCGGTCTCGGCGACGGTCCGCGCCGACGACGAACTATTCGAAGCGGTCGGGGACCAACACGCGTCGTTCACGCTCGAATTCCCAACAGGTGTCACGGCTGTCTGCACGGTGAGTAACGGTGCAGCCAGTGCCAGCCATCTGGAGGTGATCGGTACCGACGGGTCGATCAGGCTCGACCCCGCGTTCGCTCCCTGGGCACAGCGCGAACTCCGCGTTTCGAACAGCGAGAGCACGGCGAGCTACGCGTTCGAGCAGGTCGACCAGATGACAGAGGAGTTCGACTACTTCGCCGACCGAGTCCTCTCGGGCGGAGCGATCCTGCCGGACGGCGAACACGCACTCGTCGACATGGCGGTCGCCGAAGCGATATACGAGTCGGGAGACGTCGGAAGACGACTCGAACTGTAG
- a CDS encoding restriction endonuclease, translated as MAVLDDLSGFEFEDLMEDVFRNLGYENVRQAERTADEGRDVLMEEVVDGTRRAIVVECKHTGTVGRPVVQKLHSAIATFDFDGPKRGMVVTTGRFTSPAEEYADRLQRNDDPYPIELIDGEDLREIADEIGLDLYNGRIEILCDETLRPHDPATDVDAPVQEAFRDIENIEAADIPRPHAQVTFRPVVVITADTDAVFETSVGVIHRINDRTGFVVHAERGHPQVADETVATLVTENLHATVDLDVDQFGATFDDVEERRFGQTQTEYKEWAVDRLQDYHTTTVTYTGDNNVTYEKTCEPNRSDISVQSIEPVYLPEVRQTTDLEEYTYSYEYYAAGPSRVTEEDGIHRCVHCDTRGVDETYTYCPNCGAIACDSHSKTERLEGEPICTGCAVTERFALKTKYFYDEQNLEAFRKEYAAMPIHEKAMENKWLASGSVVATLLLIGLLVIGGII; from the coding sequence ATGGCCGTACTGGACGACCTCTCTGGATTCGAGTTCGAGGACTTGATGGAAGATGTGTTCCGCAACCTCGGTTACGAGAACGTCCGGCAGGCCGAGCGGACAGCCGACGAGGGGCGGGATGTCCTGATGGAAGAGGTCGTCGACGGAACACGGCGGGCGATCGTCGTCGAGTGCAAACACACGGGTACGGTCGGTCGGCCGGTCGTCCAGAAGCTCCACTCGGCGATCGCGACGTTCGACTTCGATGGTCCGAAGCGAGGGATGGTGGTGACGACCGGCCGGTTCACGAGCCCTGCCGAAGAGTACGCAGACCGACTCCAGCGGAACGACGATCCATATCCCATCGAACTGATCGACGGCGAGGACCTTCGGGAGATCGCCGACGAGATCGGGCTCGACCTCTACAACGGCCGCATCGAGATCCTCTGTGACGAGACACTGCGGCCGCACGACCCGGCCACAGATGTCGACGCACCGGTTCAGGAGGCGTTTCGCGACATCGAGAACATCGAGGCTGCGGACATCCCGAGGCCCCACGCGCAGGTGACGTTCCGCCCAGTAGTTGTGATCACCGCCGACACCGACGCCGTCTTCGAAACCTCCGTCGGCGTCATCCACCGAATCAACGACCGTACAGGGTTCGTCGTCCACGCCGAACGTGGGCACCCACAGGTCGCCGACGAAACGGTCGCGACGCTGGTCACCGAGAACCTCCATGCGACGGTTGATCTTGATGTCGACCAGTTCGGGGCGACATTCGACGACGTCGAGGAACGCCGCTTCGGCCAGACCCAGACGGAGTACAAGGAGTGGGCCGTCGACCGGCTCCAGGACTATCACACGACGACGGTGACCTACACCGGCGATAACAACGTCACGTACGAGAAGACCTGCGAACCGAATCGCTCGGACATCTCCGTCCAGTCGATCGAACCGGTGTACCTCCCCGAGGTTCGACAGACAACCGACCTCGAAGAGTACACCTATTCCTATGAGTACTACGCCGCGGGCCCGTCCAGAGTGACTGAAGAGGACGGCATCCATCGGTGCGTCCACTGTGACACGAGGGGCGTCGACGAGACGTACACGTACTGTCCGAACTGCGGGGCGATCGCCTGCGACAGCCACAGCAAGACCGAACGGCTCGAAGGGGAGCCGATCTGTACGGGCTGTGCGGTGACCGAACGGTTCGCGCTGAAGACGAAGTACTTCTACGACGAACAGAACCTCGAGGCGTTCCGCAAGGAGTACGCCGCCATGCCGATTCACGAGAAGGCCATGGAGAACAAGTGGCTAGCCAGCGGTAGCGTGGTCGCGACGCTGCTCCTCATCGGTCTCCTCGTGATTGGCGGCATCATCTAA
- a CDS encoding UPF0175 family protein, translating into MATIEIDEEVYEALRLPEHERSQAMKEELAVSLYARDVLSFGKARALAELSTREFQALLGEREIPRHYTETELAEDLDYAE; encoded by the coding sequence ATGGCTACAATCGAAATTGACGAGGAGGTGTACGAGGCATTACGACTACCTGAACATGAGCGGTCACAAGCTATGAAAGAAGAATTAGCCGTCTCGCTGTATGCTCGCGATGTTCTTTCGTTCGGGAAGGCTCGCGCTCTCGCAGAGCTCTCTACCCGAGAGTTCCAAGCACTGCTTGGTGAGCGCGAAATTCCGCGTCACTACACCGAAACCGAACTCGCTGAAGACCTCGACTATGCCGAATAG
- a CDS encoding DUF3368 domain-containing protein, producing MPNSEVVVSDTSPLLNLALIDRLDLLTSQFSSLTIPTQVWDELTNGDAGLDALRDLHDTEFLTVVDVERSDLFTEIFRDLDLGETAAICYAIEQDADLLLLDEKDGRQVARRHDLSVTGVIGILLRAANEDDLDLQQELDALREAGFWISDELYSKILSEVE from the coding sequence ATGCCGAATAGCGAGGTTGTCGTCTCGGACACCTCACCGCTTCTCAATCTTGCACTCATTGATCGACTTGACTTGCTCACATCACAGTTTTCCAGTCTCACAATCCCGACTCAGGTCTGGGACGAACTCACCAACGGAGACGCAGGGCTAGACGCGCTCCGAGACCTCCACGATACAGAGTTCCTCACGGTGGTCGACGTGGAGCGATCTGACCTGTTCACTGAGATTTTCCGTGACCTGGACCTCGGTGAAACAGCGGCGATCTGCTATGCCATTGAGCAGGATGCTGACCTCCTCCTTCTTGATGAGAAGGATGGCCGTCAAGTCGCCCGTAGACACGACTTGAGCGTGACTGGTGTCATCGGTATCCTCCTTCGGGCGGCCAACGAAGATGATCTGGACCTACAGCAGGAACTGGATGCCCTTCGTGAGGCTGGATTTTGGATTTCTGATGAGCTTTATTCGAAGATTCTCTCCGAAGTAGAATAG
- a CDS encoding CPBP family intramembrane glutamic endopeptidase, producing the protein MDQFAVGVIMLLAAGTVLAVATRLDHRPLSAYGIARSRRWATDLGVGLAGGVLMSGVPIAVGVALGYGAVTTVFAGVAGGSTGLAVVAIVFGQVSNVLYEEVLFRSVMIQNFADGLSARLDARQLELAGAIGMSSVVFGFSHVIFAGGGGTEGRSIQLIFSATLFGLAWATAYVLTGHIAFPVGIHLAYNLSNGFLFQVSSQLSAGTSFPALLRIGVTSGGFWNSTLLTALRFGVALSFTVGWVYFRDGNLRVAIERRTLDSIGSER; encoded by the coding sequence ATGGATCAGTTTGCAGTCGGTGTCATCATGTTGCTCGCCGCCGGCACCGTCTTGGCTGTTGCAACGCGGCTTGATCATCGTCCGCTCTCGGCGTATGGCATCGCTCGTAGTCGACGGTGGGCGACCGACCTGGGAGTCGGACTGGCCGGTGGGGTCCTCATGTCGGGCGTTCCGATAGCCGTCGGCGTCGCCTTGGGATACGGGGCCGTTACGACGGTGTTTGCCGGCGTCGCAGGTGGGTCAACGGGATTGGCCGTCGTCGCTATTGTCTTTGGCCAAGTCTCGAACGTCCTCTACGAGGAAGTACTCTTCCGGAGCGTCATGATTCAGAATTTCGCCGACGGACTGAGCGCACGGCTTGACGCACGGCAGTTAGAGCTCGCCGGTGCGATCGGTATGAGTTCAGTGGTGTTCGGGTTCAGCCACGTCATCTTTGCCGGCGGTGGTGGAACCGAAGGGCGAAGCATCCAATTGATATTCTCGGCGACGCTTTTCGGTCTTGCGTGGGCGACTGCATACGTCCTCACGGGCCACATCGCCTTTCCTGTCGGTATCCATCTCGCATACAACCTCTCGAACGGCTTCTTGTTTCAGGTCAGCTCACAACTCTCAGCGGGGACTTCTTTCCCAGCACTGCTTCGAATTGGTGTGACATCCGGAGGGTTCTGGAATTCGACCCTGCTTACCGCTCTCCGCTTTGGCGTTGCGCTTTCGTTCACCGTCGGGTGGGTGTATTTTCGAGACGGTAATCTTCGAGTGGCAATCGAAAGACGGACTCTGGACAGCATCGGCTCAGAGAGGTAA
- a CDS encoding helix-turn-helix domain-containing protein, whose product MSEDCPTVEVLALLDDPYARDILTATSEQPMSAKTLSERCDASLPTVYRRAERLVESGLLEERTEIAEDGHHYSVYEARLRRLAVELEDGTLSVELEEKQEIDVADRFTEMWDGI is encoded by the coding sequence GTGAGTGAGGACTGTCCGACAGTCGAGGTGTTGGCACTCCTCGACGACCCGTACGCCCGGGATATCCTCACTGCCACGAGTGAACAACCGATGTCCGCGAAAACACTGAGCGAGAGATGTGACGCGTCGTTGCCGACAGTCTATCGACGTGCGGAACGACTCGTCGAGAGCGGACTGCTGGAAGAACGAACTGAAATAGCCGAAGACGGACACCACTATAGTGTCTACGAAGCGCGGCTCCGCCGGCTCGCGGTCGAACTGGAAGACGGCACCCTCAGCGTCGAACTCGAAGAGAAACAGGAGATCGACGTGGCCGATCGCTTCACCGAAATGTGGGATGGTATCTAA
- a CDS encoding DUF7521 family protein, producing MWGVLLQSGVQRGAVEYLILLALTLIAITTSAFIVFQAYRGARRNESRRMLYLAVGLALLTFVPFTLSLVLTALSQPLQLGPRLYSFYLPVTTRLVELCGLGSLLYSLYIDR from the coding sequence ATGTGGGGTGTACTCTTGCAGTCGGGCGTCCAACGAGGGGCGGTCGAGTATCTCATCTTGCTCGCCCTGACACTCATCGCGATTACGACGAGCGCGTTCATCGTCTTTCAAGCGTATCGAGGCGCCCGTCGGAACGAGAGCCGGCGGATGCTCTATCTCGCCGTCGGCCTCGCACTGCTCACGTTTGTCCCGTTCACCCTCTCGCTCGTGCTGACCGCCCTCAGTCAGCCACTCCAGCTGGGACCGCGGCTGTATTCGTTTTATCTCCCGGTGACGACTCGACTGGTCGAACTGTGTGGCCTCGGGAGCCTACTCTATTCGCTATATATCGACAGGTGA
- a CDS encoding ABC transporter ATP-binding protein, producing the protein MVAIDATEVSKRYRTEVAIDRVDLTVEEGEAFGFLGPNGAGKSTFINTLLDFVTPSEGDVSIFGHNCQREGVAARERVGVLPEGYSVFERLTGRQHIDYAMRSKDVDGDTIEILDRVGIRDDADRLASDYSKGMAQRLVLGMALVGEPDLLILDEPSTGLDPNGAAKMREILREENDRGATIFFSSHILEQVEAVCDRVGILQDGELVAVDTIDGLRESLGGGTKLVITVDELTDGTLDAIRAIPGVETAITTDSQTIEATCVNDAKMDILVELRDAGVDVVNFRTDEASLEDMFIEYTGAKQR; encoded by the coding sequence ATGGTTGCGATAGATGCGACCGAGGTGTCGAAGCGATATCGAACTGAAGTAGCCATCGACCGGGTCGACCTCACCGTCGAAGAGGGGGAGGCCTTCGGCTTTCTCGGACCGAACGGTGCTGGGAAGTCGACGTTCATCAACACGTTGCTCGACTTCGTGACGCCGTCGGAGGGCGATGTGAGTATCTTCGGGCACAATTGTCAGCGTGAGGGGGTCGCGGCCCGCGAGCGTGTCGGTGTCCTCCCTGAAGGCTACTCCGTCTTCGAACGACTCACCGGGCGCCAGCACATCGATTACGCGATGCGTTCGAAGGATGTCGACGGGGACACTATCGAGATTCTCGACCGCGTCGGTATCCGTGATGACGCCGACCGCCTAGCTTCAGACTACTCGAAGGGGATGGCTCAACGACTCGTGTTGGGGATGGCGCTCGTCGGCGAGCCCGACTTGCTGATACTCGACGAACCGAGTACCGGACTCGACCCGAACGGCGCCGCGAAGATGCGCGAGATACTCCGCGAGGAGAACGATCGGGGCGCGACAATATTCTTCTCGAGTCATATCCTCGAACAGGTCGAGGCGGTCTGTGACCGCGTCGGTATCTTACAGGACGGTGAACTCGTCGCTGTCGACACCATCGACGGGCTCCGCGAGTCTCTCGGTGGCGGGACCAAACTCGTCATCACCGTCGACGAACTCACGGACGGAACACTGGACGCTATCAGGGCCATCCCAGGTGTCGAGACGGCTATCACGACTGACAGCCAGACCATCGAGGCCACCTGTGTAAACGACGCGAAGATGGACATCCTCGTCGAACTCCGGGACGCAGGCGTCGATGTGGTGAACTTCCGGACCGACGAGGCCTCGCTTGAGGACATGTTCATCGAGTACACCGGGGCCAAACAGCGATGA
- a CDS encoding ABC transporter permease subunit, with the protein MTWRTIARQDGVLTAGTRSSKVLLGLPILAILLAAYIYPIAGTDPITTARFGGFVAGTLTTLLPFVGVLLGYGAVVTERESGALRLSLSLPNSRRDVVLGKFLGRAGLLVGALLVALAGAGALVVYPFGELVAERFLIFVLLTVVFTSIWCGLGLATSLVVSTRRRALVLAFTLVFLFAIVWDAVETALRLGLQSAGIIDGPLPAVVQFAIGLEPGHAFQRAVSGFVVPTGASGGPWYLSEWLALIILLLWSVGPLGLAYASFARRDIA; encoded by the coding sequence ATGACCTGGCGGACAATCGCTCGACAGGACGGGGTGCTGACGGCCGGGACGCGGTCGAGCAAAGTCCTTCTTGGATTACCGATACTGGCCATACTCCTGGCGGCATATATCTATCCAATCGCGGGTACTGACCCGATAACGACAGCCCGATTCGGTGGGTTCGTCGCCGGGACACTCACGACACTTCTCCCGTTTGTCGGCGTATTGCTCGGCTACGGGGCCGTCGTCACCGAGCGCGAATCCGGGGCGTTGCGTCTCTCCCTCTCGCTGCCAAACAGCCGACGGGATGTCGTCCTCGGGAAGTTCCTCGGCCGCGCTGGCTTGTTGGTCGGGGCGCTGCTTGTGGCGTTAGCTGGCGCCGGTGCCCTCGTCGTCTATCCGTTCGGTGAACTCGTCGCGGAGCGATTCCTCATCTTCGTCCTACTGACGGTCGTTTTTACCTCGATCTGGTGCGGGCTCGGCCTCGCAACCTCGCTCGTCGTCAGCACCAGGCGGCGGGCACTGGTGCTCGCGTTCACGCTGGTATTTCTGTTCGCCATTGTCTGGGACGCAGTCGAGACGGCACTCAGACTCGGACTACAGAGCGCCGGCATCATCGACGGGCCGCTCCCTGCCGTGGTGCAGTTCGCCATCGGACTCGAGCCGGGCCACGCGTTTCAGCGGGCTGTCTCGGGTTTCGTAGTTCCGACGGGCGCTAGCGGCGGACCCTGGTACCTCAGCGAGTGGCTGGCGCTGATTATCCTCCTGCTGTGGAGCGTCGGACCGCTGGGGCTGGCCTATGCCAGCTTCGCCCGGAGGGATATCGCATGA
- a CDS encoding ABC transporter permease subunit: MSWRNIARKDIYEAKRSTGIWLFSALSIVLFVGYALVHTYLGESTFAAFTVGLARVTAVCLPLLGLLLGYKSIIHERTNGSLFLVLSAPQSRKDLVVGTMVGRVLVLLVPTLVSIALAGAVGAIRYGTEGALYYPWFLLVTALYGVAFVGLAVGLSLSTTVDRWITLGAFGGYVLLVPFWNSFHSLTMLVLHRFDVGVFADMPDWALLFRLSTPTEAYYRLLNVGFDINKAARYLGGPVYVDWWMGLVVLLAWCVLPMVLGYQRFETADL; encoded by the coding sequence ATGAGCTGGCGGAACATCGCCAGAAAGGACATCTACGAGGCGAAGCGGTCGACCGGCATCTGGCTGTTCAGTGCCCTCTCGATCGTGCTGTTCGTCGGCTACGCCCTCGTTCACACGTATCTCGGTGAGTCGACTTTCGCGGCCTTCACAGTTGGACTGGCGAGAGTGACTGCGGTGTGTCTTCCGTTGCTCGGCCTCCTCCTGGGGTACAAGTCGATCATCCACGAGCGGACGAACGGGAGTCTCTTTCTGGTGCTGTCGGCACCACAGTCCCGCAAAGACCTCGTTGTCGGAACGATGGTCGGTCGTGTGCTCGTACTGCTCGTGCCGACGCTCGTCTCGATAGCGCTTGCGGGAGCGGTCGGCGCCATCCGCTATGGGACCGAGGGGGCACTGTACTACCCGTGGTTCCTGCTGGTGACCGCGCTCTACGGTGTCGCGTTCGTCGGATTGGCCGTCGGCCTGTCCCTCTCGACGACCGTTGACCGCTGGATTACGCTCGGTGCGTTCGGCGGGTACGTCCTCTTGGTGCCGTTCTGGAACAGTTTCCACTCGCTCACCATGCTCGTCCTCCATCGCTTCGATGTGGGCGTATTTGCCGATATGCCCGACTGGGCGCTTCTGTTTCGACTTTCGACGCCGACAGAAGCGTACTACCGACTCCTGAACGTCGGTTTCGATATCAACAAGGCCGCTAGATACCTCGGTGGTCCCGTCTACGTCGACTGGTGGATGGGACTGGTGGTCCTACTCGCGTGGTGTGTTCTCCCGATGGTACTTGGCTATCAGCGGTTCGAGACGGCGGACCTCTAA
- a CDS encoding DUF5518 domain-containing protein, whose amino-acid sequence MSLQLDISKTWKYALLGGLLALPFTAFEAWQSPENMTLEMFLIGSALAGYLVKRRGGNSTATGVRAALIGGLPSLLVVGELLLTIPTISNPLWFGVVSIAMVLALGVVIMAAVAVFGGLAGWFGGWLAERRGHGGSANTLSSV is encoded by the coding sequence ATGTCCCTCCAACTCGACATCTCGAAGACGTGGAAGTACGCCCTGCTCGGTGGGTTGCTCGCCCTCCCGTTTACCGCGTTCGAGGCTTGGCAGTCCCCGGAAAACATGACGCTCGAAATGTTCTTGATCGGGAGCGCGCTTGCGGGCTACCTCGTCAAGCGCCGTGGCGGGAACAGTACCGCCACCGGAGTTCGAGCAGCACTCATCGGCGGTTTGCCGTCGCTCTTGGTGGTAGGCGAGCTGCTCCTGACAATCCCGACGATCTCGAATCCACTGTGGTTCGGTGTCGTCAGTATCGCCATGGTGCTCGCACTCGGTGTCGTTATCATGGCAGCTGTGGCGGTGTTCGGTGGCCTTGCCGGATGGTTCGGTGGGTGGCTAGCTGAACGACGCGGTCACGGTGGTTCGGCCAACACCCTCAGTAGCGTCTGA
- a CDS encoding DUF6159 family protein yields the protein MYILDEKFGFLGSVARLVFDLAWLLLTFFVVPVIIVEDTTDIRLILQQSGATFKQTWGESVTASLSVSLVTLPVVLVGVTCLASAYITLTGPTAWLLGSIGLLAVVTGIVASQVLGMVARVALYEYATKDHRVGPFERRDPCEIFPETS from the coding sequence CTGTACATCCTCGACGAGAAATTCGGCTTCCTTGGAAGCGTAGCCCGCCTCGTCTTTGACCTCGCGTGGTTGCTGTTGACCTTCTTTGTCGTGCCCGTAATCATCGTCGAGGACACGACGGACATCCGGTTGATCCTTCAACAGAGCGGTGCCACGTTCAAACAGACGTGGGGCGAGAGTGTCACCGCTTCTCTCAGTGTCTCTCTGGTCACGCTGCCGGTCGTACTCGTCGGTGTCACCTGTCTCGCCAGTGCTTATATTACCCTCACCGGCCCGACTGCGTGGCTCCTAGGTAGTATCGGCCTGCTCGCTGTCGTCACCGGAATCGTCGCGAGCCAGGTGCTCGGGATGGTTGCTCGCGTTGCCCTCTATGAATACGCGACTAAAGACCACCGTGTGGGTCCGTTCGAACGGCGCGATCCGTGCGAAATATTCCCTGAGACCTCGTGA